Proteins from a genomic interval of Enterococcus faecium:
- a CDS encoding ABC transporter permease produces the protein MTLYKTIWTLLKANKSNLLIGVIITVVATFFFAQNIDVENTSLQDAKIALISEEESPVVDGLRKYLNDKETVVTLDGTSQKEIDDALYFNRVNIILHLPADFTEQVEVGKMPTIKIQSRPDAFSKTVVTQQVNTFLQTLILFQEEDKTIDAAMEQTQMALSVTGEVELSAGYSQRMKKLLTGTTFNFLSYGLFLSIFSGFSVINLAFNRKEISKRNQSAPITKRNLNRKVTFSLISYSLLLFSGFLLLMVLLVIHTSWDITVWYHILNTFLFLLPIISFSACITSLVKNSETSGGIKDIFITGSCFIGGVFVPAEYLPEMVSKIAAFTPTYWFVQNNNLISETLSYNQTFAESFWFNGCVLVAFAAVFSMIQFILGKERNYRWQPNWAKN, from the coding sequence ATGACGCTTTATAAAACGATTTGGACATTGCTTAAAGCAAATAAATCGAATTTACTGATAGGTGTAATTATCACTGTTGTTGCCACATTCTTTTTTGCGCAAAATATTGATGTTGAAAATACCTCTCTGCAAGATGCGAAAATCGCCTTGATTAGTGAAGAAGAGTCGCCTGTAGTCGATGGCCTTCGTAAATATTTGAATGACAAGGAAACAGTCGTTACATTGGATGGAACCTCACAAAAAGAAATCGATGATGCTCTTTATTTTAATCGTGTAAACATTATCTTACATCTGCCTGCAGACTTTACCGAACAAGTCGAAGTAGGAAAGATGCCGACGATCAAGATACAGAGTCGCCCAGATGCCTTTTCTAAAACAGTTGTTACACAGCAAGTGAACACCTTTTTGCAAACACTGATTCTGTTTCAAGAAGAAGATAAAACAATCGATGCAGCTATGGAACAGACACAAATGGCACTCTCGGTTACTGGAGAAGTTGAGCTAAGTGCGGGATATAGTCAGCGGATGAAAAAGCTGTTGACGGGCACAACCTTTAATTTCTTGTCTTATGGGTTGTTTCTATCCATTTTTAGCGGTTTCAGCGTCATCAATCTAGCGTTTAATCGCAAAGAGATCAGTAAACGAAACCAGAGTGCGCCCATTACCAAACGAAACTTGAATCGCAAAGTAACCTTTAGTTTGATTAGTTACTCGCTGCTGTTGTTCAGTGGCTTCTTACTTCTAATGGTTCTGTTAGTGATCCACACCTCGTGGGATATAACGGTATGGTATCATATTTTAAATACTTTCTTGTTTTTATTGCCGATCATTAGCTTTTCGGCTTGTATCACTTCATTGGTAAAAAACTCAGAAACCAGCGGTGGGATCAAAGATATTTTTATCACAGGCAGTTGCTTTATCGGTGGGGTGTTTGTACCAGCAGAATACTTGCCAGAAATGGTTAGCAAAATAGCGGCATTCACACCAACATATTGGTTTGTTCAAAATAATAACTTGATCAGTGAAACACTCAGTTACAATCAAACATTTGCAGAATCTTTTTGGTTCAATGGTTGTGTCTTAGTTGCTTTTGCTGCGGTGTTTTCAATGATCCAATTTATTTTGGGTAAAGAAAGAAACTATCGATGGCAACCCAATTGGGCAAAGAATTAA
- a CDS encoding ABC transporter ATP-binding protein: protein MIIEIDKLVKRYGDFVALNHFDLQVQEGEVLGLLGPNGSGKSTAINCMLSLLNYDKGTIKLFGTTMTPENYAVKAMIGVVPQDVAVFDELSVQENIDYFCGLYVSEKEKRKALIEEVIQLVGLEKYVSFRPGELSGGLKRRLNIACGIAHKPRLIFLDEPTVAVDPQSRNKILESIKELNRQGATIVYTTHYMEEVEILCDQIVIMDQGQVIAKGTKESLKDMVRTADRLTIDIPLLPENVLSAIQRTIASDGIAYKKGQLQVTTTELNTVLLPILTILQEEKISYGKIATKEASLNDVFLEITGKDLRD from the coding sequence ATGATTATCGAAATTGATAAATTAGTCAAACGCTATGGAGATTTTGTAGCATTGAATCATTTTGATCTGCAAGTACAAGAAGGAGAAGTCTTAGGTCTGTTAGGACCAAACGGCAGTGGGAAATCGACTGCCATCAACTGTATGCTTTCTTTGTTAAATTATGACAAAGGAACCATTAAATTGTTCGGGACAACAATGACTCCTGAAAATTATGCTGTCAAGGCAATGATTGGGGTCGTTCCTCAAGACGTTGCGGTCTTTGACGAACTAAGTGTGCAAGAAAATATCGATTATTTTTGCGGTTTATATGTTTCCGAAAAAGAGAAAAGGAAAGCCTTGATTGAAGAGGTGATTCAATTAGTGGGATTAGAAAAATATGTTTCGTTTCGTCCAGGAGAACTTAGTGGTGGCTTGAAACGTCGGTTGAACATCGCATGTGGGATTGCCCACAAGCCGCGGTTAATTTTTTTAGATGAGCCGACAGTAGCTGTAGACCCCCAAAGTCGGAATAAAATTTTAGAAAGTATCAAGGAGCTGAATCGACAAGGAGCAACCATTGTCTATACAACACATTACATGGAAGAAGTAGAAATTCTTTGCGACCAGATCGTGATCATGGATCAAGGACAGGTGATTGCTAAAGGAACCAAAGAATCTCTAAAAGATATGGTACGGACGGCGGATCGTTTGACGATCGACATCCCATTACTCCCAGAAAACGTGTTGTCAGCGATTCAGCGAACAATAGCTTCTGATGGAATCGCTTATAAAAAAGGTCAGCTCCAAGTAACAACTACTGAACTAAATACAGTATTGTTGCCGATTCTTACAATCTTACAAGAAGAAAAGATCAGTTACGGAAAAATAGCAACCAAAGAAGCGTCCTTGAATGATGTCTTTTTAGAGATTACTGGCAAGGATTTGAGAGACTAG
- a CDS encoding ABC transporter permease, whose amino-acid sequence MFWHFYKYRTKILLRNKSMLFWTLAFPILLGLMFMAAFGEIDQGGNLETINTGIVIKADQTALSENFTTVLEQVEVNDKPLFEVQELSEVEANEKLNADDLAGFYLIDGSSVSLHVGQAGMSQTLMKNVMDQFLQRIGIISSKVAEVENVDLAPIMTVFEQEVSFQEVHAGRNMSFKSFYFFTLIGMAILYGTMWGVRNVQDQQANQSSNGIRLSLIPRKQSLVSIANLAASFTIVLTEIYIMLAVFRFIYQVDFGERWQWLMIVTALGSLCAILLGTLVGNLIPKMNLVQKDSILISVTIAMSFFAGMMGSEQVKYWIDLHIPIVGQLNLVNLISESLYKLYFYTDLASFYTNLLWLIGFIFLFALGNAWMERGVRYDAL is encoded by the coding sequence ATGTTTTGGCATTTTTATAAATATCGCACAAAAATACTGCTGCGAAATAAATCCATGTTGTTTTGGACATTGGCCTTTCCAATTCTTTTAGGATTGATGTTTATGGCGGCCTTTGGCGAGATTGATCAAGGTGGCAATCTCGAAACGATTAATACTGGAATTGTAATCAAAGCGGATCAAACAGCGCTTTCGGAAAATTTTACCACAGTCTTAGAACAAGTCGAAGTCAATGATAAACCATTATTTGAAGTACAGGAACTATCGGAAGTAGAAGCGAATGAAAAGCTAAATGCAGATGATTTGGCTGGTTTTTATCTCATTGATGGTTCATCTGTTTCGCTCCATGTGGGTCAAGCAGGAATGAGTCAGACGTTGATGAAAAACGTCATGGATCAATTTTTACAGCGTATTGGTATAATTTCGAGTAAAGTGGCAGAAGTGGAGAACGTTGATCTCGCGCCCATCATGACTGTTTTTGAACAAGAAGTATCTTTTCAAGAAGTTCATGCAGGTCGTAATATGAGTTTCAAAAGTTTTTATTTCTTCACTCTGATTGGAATGGCGATTCTCTACGGGACGATGTGGGGGGTCCGCAATGTACAGGATCAGCAAGCAAATCAATCGTCAAATGGTATTCGCTTGTCCTTGATTCCTAGAAAGCAATCGTTAGTTTCAATCGCTAATTTGGCAGCAAGCTTTACGATTGTTTTGACAGAGATTTATATTATGTTAGCTGTCTTTCGTTTTATCTATCAAGTAGACTTTGGTGAACGTTGGCAATGGTTGATGATTGTTACCGCTCTGGGGTCGTTGTGTGCGATTTTGTTAGGTACATTGGTTGGTAATTTGATACCAAAAATGAATCTGGTGCAAAAGGATAGCATCTTGATTTCAGTGACGATTGCGATGAGCTTTTTTGCTGGTATGATGGGGTCGGAACAAGTGAAGTATTGGATTGATCTTCATATTCCGATTGTTGGTCAATTAAATCTCGTCAACTTGATCAGCGAAAGTTTGTATAAACTTTATTTCTACACTGATTTGGCTAGTTTTTATACCAATCTTCTATGGTTGATCGGATTTATTTTCCTTTTTGCGTTAGGAAATGCTTGGATGGAAAGAGGGGTGCGTTATGACGCTTTATAA